Proteins encoded together in one uncultured Desulfosarcina sp. window:
- a CDS encoding penicillin acylase family protein produces the protein MRRIPWPIFIAILILLTGCAGLNRYPVDGSLTLEDLRAPATVDRDEKGMAYIHARTLDDAMLALGYATGQDRLFQMTLTRLFAQGRISELAGEKGRDVDIRHRTLGFHRQAIQHARMLEPETHRWFQRYVDGVNAYIRSGEDSFPLEFKLAGISPELWSVADCLSILYYMSWSTSANLKAEIVAQMLIERLGEQKAREIFPLNVNPDDASFDPSAAGERFSEKLVVACDAPLAGFLEGAAYEIGSNNWVTGPDLSSGGKPMVCNDPHLDARILPGPWYPAGLFTPDNRIIGVHIPGLPLMPIFRNQHVAAGLTNAYGDMQDLFVETVDPANADHYLEGSRSIPFSVIRETLRIRDKKAKGGFREETIEIRGTNRGPVVSGVLKGLETDKVMSLRWAPYETMGPTLGVIKMVQAKSAADFRSALAQTNIIMLNFVFGDDRGDFGWHVSGRLPIRRRCSGTVPCVVTNGEDDWHGFVPFDQMPQSTNPSKGWVGTCNHHTVTQDYPYYYSSYQSPSYRYRRLKELMAMPGKKTVDQHWQYQRDTYNLLAEKLVPVMVPVLNQSVQTRPLARILGQWDYRDTVDAPGATVFHAIYERFAWLTFADELGEPLSKTMLKVWYFWQERFQQMVLTDELDHWFDDAATNDVVESKQDILVRAALDAQADLSETLGTDPENWNWGAVHHHTFVSPIRRDGFGSGFLGGGTHPAPGSVETLYRGLYDYDDPYAVTVSASLRMVADLGDDDKVLAVIPGGVAGRVFHPHATDQIDAFMNGDKQYWWFSESAINAHSQSTLQLQTQP, from the coding sequence ATGCGTCGTATCCCTTGGCCGATTTTCATTGCTATCCTGATCCTGCTGACAGGCTGTGCCGGGCTCAACCGCTATCCGGTCGACGGCAGCCTGACTCTGGAAGATCTCCGGGCGCCGGCAACCGTGGACCGCGACGAAAAGGGCATGGCCTATATCCACGCCCGGACCCTGGATGATGCCATGCTGGCCCTGGGGTATGCCACGGGCCAGGACCGGCTGTTCCAGATGACGCTCACCCGACTGTTCGCCCAGGGCCGGATCAGTGAACTGGCCGGCGAAAAGGGCAGGGATGTGGACATCAGACATCGCACCCTGGGATTCCACCGGCAGGCGATCCAGCATGCCAGGATGCTGGAGCCGGAGACGCATCGCTGGTTCCAGCGGTATGTGGACGGCGTCAATGCCTATATCCGATCCGGTGAGGACTCCTTTCCCCTGGAGTTCAAGCTGGCGGGGATATCGCCCGAATTGTGGTCCGTGGCCGACTGCCTGTCCATTTTGTATTACATGAGCTGGAGCACTTCGGCCAACCTGAAGGCCGAAATTGTCGCCCAGATGCTGATCGAACGGCTCGGCGAGCAAAAGGCCAGGGAGATTTTTCCCCTGAATGTCAATCCCGACGATGCATCCTTCGATCCGTCGGCTGCCGGCGAACGCTTCTCGGAGAAGTTGGTTGTCGCATGCGATGCACCGCTTGCCGGCTTTCTTGAAGGTGCTGCTTACGAAATAGGAAGCAACAACTGGGTCACCGGACCGGACCTGTCATCGGGCGGAAAACCAATGGTATGCAACGACCCCCACCTGGACGCCCGGATCCTTCCCGGCCCCTGGTATCCGGCCGGGCTTTTCACCCCCGATAACCGCATCATCGGCGTCCATATTCCGGGCTTGCCCCTGATGCCCATCTTCCGCAACCAGCATGTGGCTGCCGGACTCACCAACGCCTATGGAGACATGCAGGATCTTTTTGTCGAGACCGTCGATCCGGCAAATGCGGACCACTACCTGGAAGGCAGCCGCTCGATTCCCTTTTCCGTCATCCGGGAGACCTTGAGAATCCGGGACAAGAAAGCCAAAGGCGGTTTCAGGGAGGAAACCATTGAAATCCGCGGCACCAACCGAGGGCCGGTGGTTTCCGGTGTGCTGAAGGGCCTGGAAACCGACAAGGTCATGAGCCTGCGATGGGCGCCATACGAAACCATGGGGCCGACGCTGGGTGTCATAAAGATGGTCCAGGCCAAAAGTGCCGCCGATTTCCGGTCCGCCCTGGCCCAAACCAACATCATCATGCTCAATTTCGTTTTCGGCGATGATCGCGGCGATTTCGGCTGGCACGTTTCCGGCCGCCTGCCAATCCGCAGACGCTGCTCCGGAACCGTTCCTTGTGTCGTGACTAACGGAGAAGACGATTGGCACGGTTTTGTTCCCTTCGATCAGATGCCCCAGTCCACGAACCCATCCAAAGGATGGGTGGGAACCTGCAACCATCACACCGTGACGCAAGATTATCCGTATTACTACTCTTCCTACCAGTCGCCCAGCTATCGCTATCGCCGCCTCAAAGAGCTGATGGCCATGCCGGGCAAAAAGACGGTCGACCAGCATTGGCAGTACCAGCGCGATACCTACAACCTGCTGGCGGAAAAACTGGTGCCTGTCATGGTGCCCGTCCTGAACCAATCGGTGCAGACGCGGCCGCTGGCCAGAATTCTCGGCCAGTGGGATTATCGCGACACGGTCGATGCCCCCGGCGCCACCGTGTTCCATGCCATTTACGAACGATTCGCCTGGCTGACATTTGCCGACGAATTGGGAGAGCCGCTTTCCAAAACGATGCTTAAGGTCTGGTATTTCTGGCAGGAACGCTTTCAGCAGATGGTGTTGACCGACGAACTGGATCACTGGTTCGACGATGCCGCGACGAATGATGTTGTCGAGAGTAAACAGGATATTCTGGTCCGGGCGGCGCTGGACGCCCAAGCTGATTTGTCCGAAACCCTGGGGACCGACCCCGAGAATTGGAACTGGGGCGCCGTCCACCACCACACCTTTGTCAGCCCGATCCGAAGAGACGGTTTTGGCAGCGGCTTTCTGGGCGGCGGCACGCATCCTGCGCCTGGATCTGTCGAAACCCTGTATCGCGGATTGTATGACTATGACGATCCTTACGCGGTGACCGTTTCGGCGTCCTTGCGCATGGTGGCTGATCTGGGCGATGACGATAAAGTGCTGGCTGTCATTCCCGGCGGGGTGGCCGGGCGGGTGTTTCACCCCCACGCCACCGACCAGATCGACGCCTTCATGAACGGGGATAAACAGTACTGGTGGTTCAGCGAGTCTGCAATCAACGCACATTCGCAATCGACCCTGCAGTTGCAGACCCAACCCTGA